The following coding sequences are from one Salvia hispanica cultivar TCC Black 2014 chromosome 3, UniMelb_Shisp_WGS_1.0, whole genome shotgun sequence window:
- the LOC125211617 gene encoding remorin-like isoform X3 gives MGEETKSVNWKDESTAAATVLSAEEKADDSEKPITQFSLQDSQSLISNPPPTSLSLPKDRDAVLAKVEIEKKLSLIKAWEENEKTKAENKAHKKLSAIDAWENTKRAAVEAELQQIEEKFEKKKAEYAEKMKNKEALIHKAAEEKRAMIEENRGKEFLNAEEMAAKYRTTATIPKKSCACFSF, from the exons ATGggagaagaaacaaaatcagTGAATTGGAAAGATGAATCAACAGCAGCAGCCACAGTTTTGTCTGCTGAAGAAAAAGCAGATGATAGTGAAAAACCAATCACCCAATTTTCATTGCAGGATTCTCAATCATTAATCTCTAATCCACCTCCCACTTCTTTAA GCCTGCCCAAGGACAGGG ATGCCGTGCTTGCAAAAGTGGAGATTGAGAAGAAATTATCTCTTATCAAAGCATgggaagaaaatgagaaaacaaAAGCTGAAAACAA GGCACATAAAAAGTTATCAGCCATAGATGCTTGGGAGAATACCAAAAGAGCAGCTGTGGAAGCAGAATTGCAGCAGATTGAG GAAAAGTTTGAGAAAAAGAAGGCAGAATATGcagagaagatgaagaataaGGAGGCTTTAATTCATAAGGCAGCTGAGGAAAAGAGAGCGATGATTGAAGAAAATCGCGGCAAAGAATTTTTGAACGCAGAGGAAATGGCTGCCAAATATCGAACCACAGCCACCATACCCAAGAAATCGTGTGCATGCTTTAGTTTCTAA
- the LOC125211616 gene encoding LIM domain-containing protein PLIM2b-like, giving the protein MAGYGTTQKCKCCDKTVHFVEMMSVDGVPYHKSCFKCNQCSGRLSMGSYSAVDGELYCKPHYEQLFKESGNYNFSKSSSAKSAESQNKTPPSKFSSIFSGTQEKCANCKKTVYPLEKITVEGDFYHKNCFKCAHGGCLITPSSYAALDGTVYCKIHFAQLFKEKGSYSNITKKKNAGDSTPNDSEPEPDNDPEPTPAPEDEVVPEAQPEPEPEPDADQPTGSPQAVEN; this is encoded by the exons atggcaGGTTATGGGACAACGCAGAAATGCAAATGTTGTGATAAAACTGTACATTTTGTAGAGATGATGTCCGTGGATGGAGTTCCATATCATAAGTCATGCTTCAAATGCAATCAATGCAGTGGACGTCTCTCT ATGGGTAGCTACTCTGCTGTGGATGGAGAACTATACTGCAAGCCTCACTATGAACAACTCTTCAAAGAAAGTGGAAACTACAATTTTAGCAAGTCTTCTTCAG CAAAATCAGCAGAATCACAG AATAAGACTCCCCCTAGTAAATTCTCCTCCATTTTCTCTGGCACTCAAGAAAAATGTGCAAACTGCAAGAAGACAGTGTATCCATTGGAGAAG ATTACAGTGGAGGGTGATTTCTACCACAAGAATTGCTTCAAGTGTGCTCATGGAGGCTGCCTCATCACACCCTCATCCTATGCTGCTTTGGATGGAACAGTCTACTGCAAAATCCACTTTGCTCAGCTCTTCAAGGAGAAAGGTAGCTACTCCAATATcaccaagaagaagaatgCTGGAGATTCCACGCCCAACGACTCTGAGCCTGAGCCCGACAATGACCCTGAGCCTACCCCTGCACCTGAAGATGAGGTTGTGCCTGAGGCTCAACCTGAACCTGAGCCCGAGCCCGACGCTGATCAACCTACTGGATCACCACAAGCAGTTGAAAATTAG
- the LOC125211617 gene encoding remorin 1.4-like isoform X4, which produces MGEETKSVNWKDESTAAATVLSAEEKADDSEKPITQFSLQDSQSLISNPPPTSLNAVLAKVEIEKKLSLIKAWEENEKTKAENKAHKKLSAIDAWENTKRAAVEAELQQIEEKFEKKKAEYAEKMKNKEALIHKAAEEKRAMIEENRGKEFLNAEEMAAKYRTTATIPKKSCACFSF; this is translated from the exons ATGggagaagaaacaaaatcagTGAATTGGAAAGATGAATCAACAGCAGCAGCCACAGTTTTGTCTGCTGAAGAAAAAGCAGATGATAGTGAAAAACCAATCACCCAATTTTCATTGCAGGATTCTCAATCATTAATCTCTAATCCACCTCCCACTTCTTTAA ATGCCGTGCTTGCAAAAGTGGAGATTGAGAAGAAATTATCTCTTATCAAAGCATgggaagaaaatgagaaaacaaAAGCTGAAAACAA GGCACATAAAAAGTTATCAGCCATAGATGCTTGGGAGAATACCAAAAGAGCAGCTGTGGAAGCAGAATTGCAGCAGATTGAG GAAAAGTTTGAGAAAAAGAAGGCAGAATATGcagagaagatgaagaataaGGAGGCTTTAATTCATAAGGCAGCTGAGGAAAAGAGAGCGATGATTGAAGAAAATCGCGGCAAAGAATTTTTGAACGCAGAGGAAATGGCTGCCAAATATCGAACCACAGCCACCATACCCAAGAAATCGTGTGCATGCTTTAGTTTCTAA
- the LOC125211617 gene encoding remorin-like isoform X2 — protein sequence MGEETKSVNWKDESTAAATVLSAEEKADDSEKPITQFSLQDSQSLISNPPPTSLTAGLPKDRDAVLAKVEIEKKLSLIKAWEENEKTKAENKAHKKLSAIDAWENTKRAAVEAELQQIEEKFEKKKAEYAEKMKNKEALIHKAAEEKRAMIEENRGKEFLNAEEMAAKYRTTATIPKKSCACFSF from the exons ATGggagaagaaacaaaatcagTGAATTGGAAAGATGAATCAACAGCAGCAGCCACAGTTTTGTCTGCTGAAGAAAAAGCAGATGATAGTGAAAAACCAATCACCCAATTTTCATTGCAGGATTCTCAATCATTAATCTCTAATCCACCTCCCACTTCTTTAA CTGCAGGCCTGCCCAAGGACAGGG ATGCCGTGCTTGCAAAAGTGGAGATTGAGAAGAAATTATCTCTTATCAAAGCATgggaagaaaatgagaaaacaaAAGCTGAAAACAA GGCACATAAAAAGTTATCAGCCATAGATGCTTGGGAGAATACCAAAAGAGCAGCTGTGGAAGCAGAATTGCAGCAGATTGAG GAAAAGTTTGAGAAAAAGAAGGCAGAATATGcagagaagatgaagaataaGGAGGCTTTAATTCATAAGGCAGCTGAGGAAAAGAGAGCGATGATTGAAGAAAATCGCGGCAAAGAATTTTTGAACGCAGAGGAAATGGCTGCCAAATATCGAACCACAGCCACCATACCCAAGAAATCGTGTGCATGCTTTAGTTTCTAA
- the LOC125211617 gene encoding remorin-like isoform X1 yields MGEETKSVNWKDESTAAATVLSAEEKADDSEKPITQFSLQDSQSLISNPPPTSLNVVGKAAGLPKDRDAVLAKVEIEKKLSLIKAWEENEKTKAENKAHKKLSAIDAWENTKRAAVEAELQQIEEKFEKKKAEYAEKMKNKEALIHKAAEEKRAMIEENRGKEFLNAEEMAAKYRTTATIPKKSCACFSF; encoded by the exons ATGggagaagaaacaaaatcagTGAATTGGAAAGATGAATCAACAGCAGCAGCCACAGTTTTGTCTGCTGAAGAAAAAGCAGATGATAGTGAAAAACCAATCACCCAATTTTCATTGCAGGATTCTCAATCATTAATCTCTAATCCACCTCCCACTTCTTTAA ATGTTGTTGGGAAAGCTGCAGGCCTGCCCAAGGACAGGG ATGCCGTGCTTGCAAAAGTGGAGATTGAGAAGAAATTATCTCTTATCAAAGCATgggaagaaaatgagaaaacaaAAGCTGAAAACAA GGCACATAAAAAGTTATCAGCCATAGATGCTTGGGAGAATACCAAAAGAGCAGCTGTGGAAGCAGAATTGCAGCAGATTGAG GAAAAGTTTGAGAAAAAGAAGGCAGAATATGcagagaagatgaagaataaGGAGGCTTTAATTCATAAGGCAGCTGAGGAAAAGAGAGCGATGATTGAAGAAAATCGCGGCAAAGAATTTTTGAACGCAGAGGAAATGGCTGCCAAATATCGAACCACAGCCACCATACCCAAGAAATCGTGTGCATGCTTTAGTTTCTAA